CTTCTGATACGGAAGAAGTTGAATTGTTAGAGGAAGCACTTATTGATATTTTTAATAGCGATTCTGAAACATTTAATGATTTAGAGGCTACTCAGGAAAGCCTAGAAGAAGCTTATGTAGAAAAACTCGAATCTGAAGAAATAGCTCTTCTTTCCAGGACGAAAAAGTTGATTTTTGGTTCAAATAAAGTATACGCGGCTAAAAAGAAAAAGGGTAAAATAAGAGTTGGTGTTAATCTTGCTGGAGCCGTATTTAATGTAGCGATTAGTGGGGTTGTTGGTGGCGGTGTTAGTGCACTTAAAAGTTATATTAAAAAGAAAGGCAAGAAAGTAGTCGCAAAAAATTTATCTAGGGTAGCCACTGCTCAAGCGAAAAAATTAAAAATAAAATCAGTTAGAGGAGTAGCTATAGTAACAGTAATTTCTAGCGCTATTTATGTGGCCTTAGATTATTTAAATGTTGGTGTAGCCCTAGCTAGGGTTATAGATTCCAAAGATTGGTATAGAAATAATGGGTGGATTGATATAACAAAGTGAGGTTAATTTAAAATGAAGTATTTAAGATACATTATTTATCTAATTATTTTAATTTCAATTGCGTATTATACGAGTATGTACATTACTGATAAGGAGAAATTATACACCTATGTTATTACTTTTCTTATCATTACCCCTATTGTTTTTTTAATTCTTTATTTGGAATTTATAAAAATCCCCCCAAAAAAAACAAAGAATGAATGATTATCTTAAACGGGTTCAGGATAGCTGACTTTAAGCGAATTTGAATCCGTTTTTTCTTTCTCTTAGATTTAAGGAACGCAAAAACGCTCACAACTTTCCGTCTTTTTAGATTATCTTGAAGGTAAAGCATAAGATGTTTATAAAGTGAAATCCAGTAAGCTGTTGGGCGGTTTTTACAAGAGCAAGTAACAACTAAAATAGCTGGAAGAATAGTTCGTCAACCTCCGTAGTAAAAGAAACATATTCAATCTCATCTAAGATAACGAGGTCAACATTTTTGAACTTGCTTTGGAAGGATGCCAGTCTATCCTCTTTCCAAGCTTTCTCCAGGCTTTCCACCAAATTAGATACCCGATAAAACCTGACCTCTAATCCCGTCTTGCATGCCTCAAAACCTACGGATGTCGCTAAATGTGTTTTTCCCGTTCCAGGTGACCCCGTTAGAATCAAGTTTTCTTTTGCCTGAATGAAACGTAACCTTTTATTACAAGAATGCTTTCCTATAGTAGAACAAAGGCGCAAGCGCCCGTTTAGCAACGTAGCGAATGGAACGAATCAACTAAAGATTTAGGAATCATGCCCCTGCAACCAGGGGTATGCCGACGTCGGGCGGCAAGCCCGTTTTTAGTCGGCCTTCCTCTTAGCGACAAACCGATGATGACTTATCGTAGGGCGATTTCGTGAAGTCGCCTAGTTGCTGGGCGCTGAAGCCGGACGTGGCTATTCAGTTATTCCCTTACCCCAAAGCAACAAACTTTATACTTTCTTATCTTTGAACAAGGAGCAAGCGCCCGTTTAGCAACGTAGCGAAGAACGAATCAACTAAAGAAAAAGGAATCATACCACTAAAACTTGGGTATGCCGACGTCTGGGCGGCAAGCCCTTTTCTCCTCTTAGCGACGAACCGATGATGCCTTATCGTAGGGCGCATTTCTAAAGTTGCCTAGTTGCTGGGCTCATGCGCCGGACGTGGCTATTCAGTTATTTCGTTATCCCCAAGCACCCCATTTTATAGGTTCCTTTACAATATAAAAAACCTCCCGATTCGCTATCATACGAACGGGGAGGTCGTTATCTATTCCTTATTTATTCAAGTTGTAAAATGCTGTTTTTCCAGCGTATTCACCCATGCCAGCTAATTCATCTTCAATACGTAGTAATTGATTATATTTAGCTACACGGTCGGTACGAGATGGTGCACCTGTTTTAATTTGGCCAGCATTTGTTGCTACAGCAATGTCAGCAATAGTAGCATCTTCTGTTTCACCAGAGCGGTGAGAAATAACAGCTGTGTAACCAGCGCGTTTTGCCATTTCGATAGCTTCAAATGTTTCTGTTAAAGTACCAATTTGGTTTACTTTAATAAGGATAGAGTTACCGATTCCTTGCTCAATACCTCTGGATAATTTTTCAGTATTTGTTACGAACAAGTCATCTCCAACTAATTGAACTTTTTTACCGAGACGATCTGTTAGAAGCTTGAAGCCGTCCCAGTCGTTTTCGTCTAATCCATCCTCGATAGAGACGATAGGGTATTTACTGATCATATCTTCGTACCAGTCAACCATTTCTTCAGATGTACGAACAACACCTTCACCTTTCAGGTTGTACTTACCATCTTCATAAATTTCAGAAGCGGCTACGTCCATTGCTAGTTTTACTTCTTCACCAGGCTTATAGCCGGCTGCTTCGATCGCTTCAACAATCGTTTGCAATGCTTCTTCGTTAGAAGCGAGGTTTGGAGCAAAACCACCTTCGTCACCTACAGCTGTGTTATAACCTTTTGATTTTAATACGTTTTTCAAGGAATGGAAGATTTCAGCACCTGTACGAAGTGCTTCTTGGAACGTTTCAGCTCCAACTGGCATAATCATAAATTCTTGAATGTCAACGTTGTTGTCTGCGTGCTCGCCACCATTTAAAATGTTCATCATTGGTGTTGGTAACGTTTTTGCGTTGAAACCGCCAAGGTAGTTATAAAGCGGAACTTCTAAATAACTTGCAGCAGCGTGAGCAACAGCCATCGATACACCTAGGATAGCATTAGCGCCTAATTTTCCTTTATTGTCTGTTCCATCTAGTTCAATCATTAACGCATCGATGATGTTTTGACGTGTTACATCAATTCCTAATAGTTCAGGTGCAATCACTTCGTTCACATTTTGAACTGCTTTCAAAACACCTTTACCTAGGTAGCGGCTTTTGTCGCCGTCACGTAATTCTACTGCTTCATATTCTCCAGTGGAAGCACCACTTGGAACTAATGCAGAACCAAAAGCACCTGATTCTGTGAATACTTCTACTTCAACGGTTGGGTTACCGCGAGAGTCTAATACTTCACGAGCGTAAACATCTGTAATATATGGCATTCAAATCGTCTCCTTTTTTCAAAACGTTGAGTTATTTTTTTATTAATGACTGGCCTGTCATTTCTTTTGGTTGTTCAATATCTAAGAGATCAAGCAACGTTGGGGCTAAATCTGCTAAAATGCCGCCATCACGTAAACTAATATCATCTTTTGTTACAATAACAGGAACTGGATTCGTTGTGTGAGCTGTCATTGGGTTTCCTTCTAAAGTTATGACCTCATCTGAATTACCATGGTCTGCAGTAATAATCGCATGACCACCAAGTTCGATAATTTTATCGACGATTTTTCCTAAGCATTCATCCACTGCTTCGATTGCCTTTATCGTTGGCTCCAATTTACCAGAATGTCCAACCATATCTGGGTTGGCGAAATTCAGGATAATCGCGTTACGATCCCCAGTTTCGAGTTCATTTAGCAACGCGTCCGTCACTTCATAAGCACTCATCTCTGGTTTTAAGTCGTACGTCGCTACCTTTGGTGAATCAATTAGGATTCGTTTTTCACCTGGAAATTCTGCTTCACGCCCACCACTCATAAAATACGTTACGTGAGGGTATTTCTCTGTTTCAGCAATTCTTAGCTGTTTCATATCATGCTGTGCTAAAACTTCTCCAACCGTATTATCTAAATTAACCGGCTCATAAGCAACATAGCCGTTTACCGTTTCGCTAAAGTTAGTTAGCATAACAAAATCTAAGTTTTTTGGAACTTTGTCTCCACGGTCAAAATCATGAAAATCTTCATTGGCAAAAGTACGTGAGATTTGAATGGCACGATCTGGGCGGAAGTTGTAAAAAATAATCGAATCTCCATCTTCTACAGTTCCAACTGGGTCGCCAGCTTCATTCGTAATAACGGATGGGATAACGAACTCATCATAGATTTCGCTAGCATAGGATTCGTCAATAACGGCAAACGGATCGGTATATTTTGGTCCTTTTCCGTATACCATGGCGTCATATGCTTTTTTCACGCGATCCCAACGCTTGTCTCGATCCATGGAATAGTAACGTCCGGATATGGTTGCAATTTGACCAACTCCGTACTCCGCTATCTTATCCTGTGTTTGTTGGATATAGGTTTTAGCTGTTTGTGGACCAACATCTCGTCCGTCTAGAAACGCATGAATGTACACTTTTTCTAAGCCTTGTTCTTTCGCAAGCTTCAATAGCGCAAATAAGTGATTGATGTGACTGTGTACACCACCATCTGAAAGCAAGCCAAAAATGTGTAGAGCTTTATCATTATTTTTTGCATGTTGCATCGATTTTATAAACGCTTCTTTTTCAAAGAATTCGCCTTTTTTAATCGATAAGTTAACACGTGTTAGGCTTTGATACACAATTCTACCAGCGCCAATATTCAAGTGGCCGACTTCAGAATTACCCATTTGTCCTTCTGGCAAGCCAACAGCTTCACCACAGGCTGTTAGCTGGCTATGAGCATACTGATTCCAATAGCGGTCAAAATTCGGTTTGTTGGCCTGTTTCACTGCATTACCTTTGACTTCATCACGAATCGCAAAGCCATCTAAGATGATTAATGCCGCTAATTTATTTTGTTTCATTTTGCACCTGCCTCCACTAATTGCAAGAATGAATCTGGTTCAAGGCTAGCTCCACCAACTAATGCACCATCAATATCGGATTGAGCCAATAGTTCTTCTACGTTTGCAGGCTTGACACTGCCACCGTACTGAATAATAACCTTGTCTGCTGTTTCTTTAGATGTAAGTTTTGCAATAACCTCACGGATATGCGTACAAACTTCATTTGCTTGTTCACTAGTCGCTGTTTTTCCAGTACCAATTGCCCAAATAGGCTCATAGGCAACAATGGTATTGGCAACTTGCTCTTCGCTTAACCCTTCTAGAGCTTTTGTAACTTGCATTTCCACATGATCCATTGTTTCATTTGCTTCACGCTGTTCTAGCGTTTCGCCAACACAGACAATAGGTGTTAGTTGGTGCTTAAATGCAGCATGCACTTTCTTATTCACTGTTTCATCTGTTTCATTATAATATTCTCTACGCTCAGAATGCCCTAATACCACATAGGTAACACCTAAATCTGCAAGCATTTCCGGGCTTACTTCGCCTGTATATGCACCACTTTCTTCATAATGCATTGTTTGGGCAGCGACTTTCAATTTCGTATCTTTTGTCTTTTCCACAAGCTGAGCTAAGAAAGGAAATGGGGCACAAACGATCGCCTCTACCTTTTCTGACTGAGGTAGCTTTGATTTCACCTCATCGACAAACTGATTCGCATCGTTTGCTAGCTTGTTCATTTTCCAGTTTCCAGCAATTACTTTTTTGCGCATCGTCTCACCTCATACCATTTTATTTATCTGTTAATGCAGCAACACCTGGAAGAACTTTACCTTCCATAAATTCTAAAGATGCTCCTCCACCAGTAGATACATGATCCATTTTATCACTTAGACCAAATTTTTCCACAGCAGCTGCAGAATCTCCACCGCCAATTACGGTATATCCTTCTGTTTTTGCTAATGCATCAGCAACTGCTTTTGTTCCATTAGCAAAAGCATCCATTTCAAAAACTCCCATTGGACCATTCCAAATAATTAATTTAGAGTTAGCAACAATTTCTGCATATTTCTCAGCTGTTTTAGGACCGATATCCAACGCTTCCCAGTCAGCTGGAATTTGATCGATATCTACTTCTTTTTTATCGGCATCTTCAGCAAATTTGTCCGCTACAACAGCGTCAATTGGAAGCACAAATTCGACACCTTTATCTTTTGCTTTTTGCATAAACTGTTTGGCAAGGTCAATTTTGTCTTCTTCTAATAATGAATTACCAACTTCATAGCCTTGTGCTTTAATAAAAGTATAGGCTAAGCCACCACCAATAATAAGGTGGTCTACTTTTTCAAGTAAATTATCGATAACATCAATTTTATCTTTTACTTTCGCCCCACCAATAATAGCTGTAAATGGACGTTTAGGATTTTCTAATGCTTGACCTAAAACAGATAGTTCCTTTTCCATTAAAAATCCAGCAGCGGCAGGAAGCTTTTCTGCTACACCAGTTGTTGAAGCATGAGCTCGGTGAGCTGCACCGAATGCATCATTCACATAAACATCCGCCAGATCAGCAAATGCTTGTGACAATGCTTCATCATTCTTTTCTTCACCAGCTTCAAAGCGGACGTTTTCGATTAAAACGATATCGCCTTCGCCTACCTTGGCAATTGCTTCATGGACTTCTTGACCATATACTGCATCTGTTTTTACGACTTCTTTACCGATTAAATCACTTAATCGTTTTGCTACAGGATCTAGGCGTAACTCTTCTACAACTTTTCCTTTAGGACGACCAAGATGACTTGCTAAAATGATGATCGCACCTTGATTAGATAAATATTCAATGGTAGGTAAGGCAGCTCTGATTCTTGTATCATCTGTTACCTCACCATCTTTCATCGGTACGTTAAAATCGACGCGGCAAAAAACTTTTTTTCCTTTAACATCAAGATCTTTTACTGACAGTTTATTCATGTTCTTCTGCCTCCTATATTCAGGATATGTAATTATCCCAACATAACGAATGATAGCTACCAAGAAATGAAACATTCTAAAGAGGTCGTTCTTGCTTGTTGCTTCACTCTTAGATTAGCAAAGAAATTTCTTTCATGCCAATTCATAAGATAAAGGGACATTGCTTGTTCTTTTGACTATAAAGCAGAACTGGTTAGAAAATCTCTAGATAAGTTCTAACTCTCCTAGCCCTAGCATACATTATACTAGATCCCCTTTCTCCGATCAGCAGCTTATGAAATGCATTAAACTCCTTAAAAACAAGGAAAAAGGAGGAGGATTATTCATGCTCCTCCCCCGCTATTTTTTCTTATAGTCCTTTGTTGTTCATTAGTACTGCTAAATCAACACAGCGAGCAGAATAACCCATTTCATTATCGTACCAAGAAATAACTTTTACTAGGTTATCTTCTAAAACAATTGTAGATAAGCCATCTACAATAGAAGAGTGCTGGTTACCTAAAATATCTGAAGATACAAGTGGTGCTTCACTGTATTCAAGAATTCCTTTTAATTCACCTTCAGCAGCTTCTTTTAATGCAGCATTGATTTCTTCTGCTGTTACATTTTTCTCTAATTCAGCAACAAGGTCTACTAAAGAACCGTCTGGAGTAGGAACACGTACTGCGCCACCATTTAACTTACCATTTAATTCTGGTAAAACTTTTCCTACTGCTTTAGCAGCACCAGTTGTTGTCGGGATAATGTTTTGTGCTGCTGCACGAGCACGACGATAATCTTTATGTGGCAAATCAAGGATTTGCTGATCATTTGTATAAGAGTGAATTGTAGTCATTAGACCGCGTTTAATACCAAAGTTATCATGTAAAACCTTAGCATATGGCGCTAAACAGTTTGTTGTACAAGAAGCATTAGATACAACATGATGTTTTGCTGGATCATATTCTTTATCGTTAACACCCATTACTACTGTTAAGTCTTCATTTTTACCAGGTGCAGAAATAATTACCTTTTTCGCACCAGCGTCAATATGCTTTTGTGCATCTTCTCTATTTGTAAAACGTCCCGTAGATTCCATTACAATTTCTACACCAAGTTTGTCCCAGCCTAATTGAGCAGGGTCTCTTTCAGACATTACTTTGATTTCTTTTCCACCAACAACAATATTTGAACCATTTACAGAAACCTCTTCTTCCAAAATACCATGGATAGAGTCATACTTTAGTAAATGAGCTAGCATATTAGCATCGGTTAAGTCATTGATTGCAACTACTTCTACATCATCATTTTGTAGAGCAAGGCGAAATACAAGACGTCCTATTCTACCAAAACCATTAATTCCTACTTTTACTGCCATTATAATTCCTCCTAAAAATGAATTAATAATTTATATTTAAAGGGAGGATGCTCCCCTTAAAATCTCTTCTGCGGCTGCTTCATCGGTGATTAGCAGCTCTGTTTTTGCTCGCTTAAAATACGAAGCAATTGCTTGCGCTTTAGAGCGCCCACCTGCAATGGTAATAACATAAGGGATTTGCTTTAAATCTTCCAGCTGTATTCCAACTGTACGCACCTTATGTACAACATTACCCTTTTTGTCGAAATAATAACCAAAAGCTTCACTTACCGCCTGATGCTCGCGCAATTTTTCCACAATATCCTCTGGTGTTTTTCTCCGATACGCCATTGTGAGCGCATCGCCAATTCCATGCATCACAACCGTTGCCGTTTTTATCTGCGATAATGTTTCATTCACGCTTGGCTCCTGGATGATCATTTGATAAGCTGATTCGCTTAATGGATCAGGAACATACAGCAAGCGATAATCGCCATGTGCTTTGCGAGCCATTTCAGCCGCAATCGTATTAGCCTGGTTTTCTACCTTTTCACCAATACCGCCTCGTGCCGGGACAAAAAGCGTATTATTGCTCTGTTCAAATGGCGTCATCATAGCTGCTATTGCAGCCATTGTGGTTCCACCAGTTACAGCAATCGTTGGTTGTTCACCAATCATGGTTTTTAAGCTTGCCACACAAGCCTTCCCCATTTCCTGTTTAACCCATTCATGCTCATCGCTATTTCCAGGGACAACGATAACGTTACGGATAGATAACGCATCCTTTAGTTTGTTTTCCAACGCACGCAAGTCCATTATCTCACTCATAAATGCACCTAACTGTTCTAGGATTAATTTACCCTCTTTTGTAATAAACATACCTTTCGCAGTTATTTGAATTAAATCTTGTGACTGCAAAAGTTCGATTTCTCCTCGTACAGTTCGTTCGGTCACATTTGTGTTTTCAGCTAGTCCCCTTCGACCTATTGGCTCTAACAGATCAATGGTGCGCAGCATCGCATAGCGCCGTTGCATTACTTCCAGCATATCAGGTAGTAATCTTTTTTGTAGTTGAATTAAATTTCTCATTCTAAGGACTCCTTCACCTGGACCTTTGAAGTCCCGGGTGGATATATTACGTCCCGGAAGCTGCAAAAAAAATTTTTCCTTGCTTTATGTTATCTCGCTTACATGTATATTATACCAAATATATATAATTACACAACCAATATAATGTTAACATTATGTGAAGCGGATTGAAAACAGATTAGATTTAGCTATGCCGCGTTAATATGTATAAAATAAAACTGCTGCCAATAGTACTTTTATGCCCAATATTATTATGGATCCATAGGAAGATCATAAGTTTATGCTTTTGTAAGTCTTTCCTTTATTAATGTTTGCAGCATTGTTGTTGTTTGGCAAGTCTACTTTCTCACAGTTTTGAATGTCTCCATTAAGATATGTCATCTGCTGAAATCAGCCCCAATTTCTAACATTTTCGAAAAATAGATACCTAACCTTATCACTTTTTTGAAAAACAATGAAGTTAGTTAGCGGCATTTATCAAATTATTCCTTCATAACTGTTTGTTATTACAAGGGCAAAAACGTTTTAAGTGCCATTTTCAGTGCTAGAAAGATTGCTTACCTTTTGTGAAGCTAACCATGCATTCTTAGAAATTGCTCTAAGACAGCGCTTTACACTTATAACGTTCTAGTTACTACTTCACAACTTTCTCTTCTGACTTCACGTCCTCAAAAGCAGGCCAGCCCCCCCTGCTTTTACTTGCGCGCATATTGCTCCAGAAATTTTTTCAATGATTCCCAACTTAGCTGAGAGGCGTCTAGTATTTCGCCATTAACTTGAATGCAGGGGATTATTAATTGATATTGTTCCAACCATTGGTCATTGGTGTATATATCCCGTTCTTCCACTTGTAATCCGTATTCATCTTGAAACATTTCCAGCATCCATTTTGCCTCATCACATAGGGGACAGGCAGTTTTCGTATAAAAATATACCGTTATCAAACTATCGCTCCTTTCTTTTTGTTGATGATGGTATTTGCATTTGTTCTCTGTATTTCATGACCGTACGCCTTGCAATTGTAATATCATAATGATCCGCTAATAATCTCCGTATTTTTTCATCAGAAAAAGGCTTACGCTTATCTTCACTATCTATAAGGTCAACGATAAATTTTTTAACAGCAGATGCAGCAGCCTTTGTACCATTTGTTTGTTTAATTCCAGTTTGTAAAAAGAAATTTAATGGTAAAATTCCAGTTGGAGTTTGTACGTACTTTTGAGCGATAGCGCGGCTTATCGTTGACACATGGAGTTCCAATTCGTCTGCAATATCTTTTAATGTTAATGATTGCAGCATATGAGCTCCATGTTCAAAAAACAGGGATTGCTTTTCAATGATGCATTGTATAACACGTTCTAACGTGTTACTCCGATAGGCAATTGCTTTTTTCACCATTTCTACCTGTGTCTGTTTTTCCTTAATGTATTTCTCCGTTTCCTTGCCGATCCCCTTCATATGATAATAATCATCGTTAATTGTTAGCTTAGGCGCACTCCAAGAATAAAATGATAAATGCCATTTTCCGTTCTCTTTATAAATAGAAGCTTCGGGAATAATATAATGGTCTATTTTCGTATCTAGCAAATGTCCCGGTTTTGGGTGACATGTTTTAATTTGGTCAAACAATTCTTTCACATATGCAGGACTTTTTTCGTAATGGGTCGCTACTGCCTCAACATCTTCTTCAGCTACCCATTCTAAATGATTGTTCAATAAATCGTTTACAAACGGAACTTCTTCAGACGGAATATTTAATTGTAAAACGATACATTCACTTAAGGTCCTTGCTCCTATACCAGCTGGTTCCAAAGATTGGATGAACTTTAATGCTTGCTCCACCTTCTCCACAGTAGTCTGACACTGCTCAGCCCATAGTAGCAGATCAATATCTAGGTAACCGCTTTCATTGATGGAATCAATACCAAATAAAACAATCGGTCTCATTCCCTCTGGTATGTTCAACGTATATAACTGCTTCTTTAAATGATCATACATGCTTAACTCGTTTGCATTTATTTCTCCTGGAGCTATTGTATTATCCGTAGAAGATCGATACGGAATATTCGCATCATCATAGTTTATCTCTTCAATGAGCGGGTTTTCTTTTTCTAGTTCTTTTAAATAATCGACTAGCTCAGTACTGGAAAATTGCAATATTTGAATAGACTGCATCAAGGATTGATTCATTTTCCATTGTAACACTTGCTCATTAACAAGCTGTAACTTCATGACTATCCCCTACTTTCTTCCCTTTCTTTTATTTTGCCATAAAAACGAATTTCCTTCTAGAGAATGTTATTCAAAAAGACTTGCTATAAAGTAGATCTTCAACCAGAATAGGGGTTCTTTCATCCCCCACTGATGGTTAGTACAGTAATGGTATGACTAAAGGTCTCTTATGAAAAAGGGCATTTAGGTCTATTATCTCACAATTAGACTTGTTAAAGTACAGATATTCTACTCTCGAAGCAGATGTCATACTGCACCTGATATGCAGGATAAAAAGAAAATAATGTAAGTCAGCAAATTCTTATATCATCTTGCATTCTTCACCTTCCATATCATTAGCGTGTTGTTCTATATCCGTATATGCTATAATCGGCATACATATAAGGAGGTACAAGCATGATAGAGGTATACACAGACGGGGCATCTAATGGAGACCCCGGACCTAGCGGAGCCGGTATTTATATCAAGCAAGGACATAACCAGTACAATTATACCTTCTTTTTAGGTAATCTTTCTAACCATGAAGCTGAATTTCATGCTGTTATCCAAGCTTTAATTATCTGTAAAGAAAAATTCCCAAATGAAATCTTATCATTTCGCGCCGATTCCAAAATCGTTGTTGAAACAATTGAGAAGAATTATACAAAAAACAAAGCGTTTATCCCGTTGTTACAAACAATCCATGAGCATTCTTCTCACTTTCCTCACTTTTTTATTAAATGGATTCCTGAAAAACAAAATATGCACGCAGATAAATTAGCTCGACAAGCGATTCGAAACCACCATTCAAAAATTAGATAAAGTGCCATATTCAAGCACGACTTTTTCTATACTTATAAGAACAAGAATAAAGACTGGCATCTGTGACATATTGCTGACGCAGCTTTCATCCTTTTGACTAGAAAAAGCTGCTGTTTGATTGGATATATCCGCATATTAATCACGGGTAGTGCTAAGGAGTGTTTACTTTGGGCCCTGATGAAATATCCGCTTTAGTTCATAGTATAAAAATAAAAACAGAAAAGCATAAATTTATCATTGAATCTATGTCTCCTGCCTTGAAACTTATAGGCAGCGGTCGAAGTGCAGTAGTATGTAAAATGGAAGAAACAGATAAAGTGCTTAAAGTATTTCCTACAGGTTATGAACATATCGCACGAGAAGAAGCTTCTGTTTATCAACAGCTAAAGGGATGTTCTTTGTTTCCAAAAATGTATGCATTTGGCACTAATTATCTTGTGCTTGATTACATTCCTGGTGTCACTTTATATGATTGCTTAATGAAAGGGATACCGTTCACGAAGAAGCATATTCAAGAAGCGGATCAAGCATTTGCCTACGCAAAGCAGCAAGGACTAAATCCCGCTGATGTTCACTTAAGAAATATTATTCTTACACCAACAGGAATGGTCAAAGTTATCGATGTTGCCAGATTTAGGCAAACGAAGCACGACCAGCAGTGGGAGGATATTAAACGTATTCTTGATTCTGTATATTTTAAAAAATATACTCCTAAAAAAATACCGCGTTTTATTTTGGAGGGCATTGCAGCATTATATAAGAGCAGACTTACACAACGATGGCTCGATCGTTGGCACCATCGAACAAATTAAGCAGATTGTTAGGTGAATAATTCACTACTTAGCTGACAGTTAAATGCTTACGTAGGGGCCTCTTGGGAAGAGAGCTCTTGCTCGCTTTTTTCTTTATAAAGCCATTCAAGATAGTTGGAGAAATTTATTACTAAAATGTAAGATTATGTTATCTTAAAGAAATAGGGGGGAAATGAGGGCTAGAAAATTAGGAGAATTA
This genomic interval from Virgibacillus pantothenticus contains the following:
- the rpoN gene encoding RNA polymerase factor sigma-54; protein product: MKLQLVNEQVLQWKMNQSLMQSIQILQFSSTELVDYLKELEKENPLIEEINYDDANIPYRSSTDNTIAPGEINANELSMYDHLKKQLYTLNIPEGMRPIVLFGIDSINESGYLDIDLLLWAEQCQTTVEKVEQALKFIQSLEPAGIGARTLSECIVLQLNIPSEEVPFVNDLLNNHLEWVAEEDVEAVATHYEKSPAYVKELFDQIKTCHPKPGHLLDTKIDHYIIPEASIYKENGKWHLSFYSWSAPKLTINDDYYHMKGIGKETEKYIKEKQTQVEMVKKAIAYRSNTLERVIQCIIEKQSLFFEHGAHMLQSLTLKDIADELELHVSTISRAIAQKYVQTPTGILPLNFFLQTGIKQTNGTKAAASAVKKFIVDLIDSEDKRKPFSDEKIRRLLADHYDITIARRTVMKYREQMQIPSSTKRKER
- a CDS encoding RNase H family protein, translating into MIEVYTDGASNGDPGPSGAGIYIKQGHNQYNYTFFLGNLSNHEAEFHAVIQALIICKEKFPNEILSFRADSKIVVETIEKNYTKNKAFIPLLQTIHEHSSHFPHFFIKWIPEKQNMHADKLARQAIRNHHSKIR